From the Temnothorax longispinosus isolate EJ_2023e chromosome 6, Tlon_JGU_v1, whole genome shotgun sequence genome, one window contains:
- the LOC139814881 gene encoding ATP synthase subunit g, mitochondrial — MARLVAKSIELVKLGINQAKPVLQVWGQYAKVELTPPTLKDIPAIRSGFSRLIHAARTGRYRDVTVREGIINTLVAAEIYCWFFVGECIGKRHIVGYDV, encoded by the exons ATGGCACGGCTCGTCGCAAAATCCATCGAATTGGTAAAAC TTGGGATCAATCAAGCGAAGCCTGTGCTGCAAGTATGGGGTCAGTATGCCAAAGTAGAACTGACGCCACCCACTCTGAAGGACATCCCTGCGATTCGTAGTGGATTTTCAAGATTGATCCATGCTGCACGGACTGGTCGTTATCGCGACGTCACCGTGCGCGAGGGTATCATAAACACCTTAGTGGCTGCCGAAATATATTGCTGGTTCTTCGTTGGAGAATGTATCGGAAAGCGGCACATTGTTGGATATGATGTATAA
- the Bap60 gene encoding brahma-associated protein of 60 kDa isoform X2, with translation MAQRFPVPNAGSNGPPPQRYPPAAVPPNLRQYSGPNFPMQQRSGFTPPPQMGNAGPGPGGIMRPSQPYSNMRQGPMPTPPVGKRSADQRIPMSQQKPDFSHSTSKKKKKLADKILPQKVRDLVPESQAYMDLLAFERKLDATIMRKRLDIQEALKRPMKQKRKLRIFISNTFYPAKEAGEGEEGSVASWELRVEGRLLDDTKNDPNKVKRKFSSFFKSLVIELDKDLYGPDNHLVEWHRTLTTQETDGFQVKRPGDKNVRCTILLLLDYQPLQFKLDPRLARLLGVHTQTRPVIISALWQYIKTHKLQDSHEREFINCDKYLEQIFACPRMKFAEIPQRLNPLLHPPDPIVINHVISVEGTETKQTACYDIDVEVDDTLKTQMNNFLLSTASQQEIQSLDNKIHETVETINQLKTNREFFLSFAKDPQQFINKWIISQTRDLKTMTDVVGNPEEERRAEFYYQPWAQEAVCRYFYTKVQQKRAELEQALGIRNS, from the exons ATGGCACAGAGATTTCCCGTGCCAAACGCAGGAAGCAATGGACCACCGCCTCAGCGATATCCACCAGCGGCGGTACCGCCGAACCTGAGACAGTATTCTGGCCCCAACTTTCCG ATGCAGCAAAGATCTGGATTTACTCCGCCACCGCAAATGGGTAACGCTGGGCCTGGTCCTGGTGGGATAATGAGACCAAGCCAACCGTATTCAAATATGCGTCAGGGCCCAATGCCTACGCCTCCTGTTGGAAAAAGAAGCGCGGACCAACGTATTCCTATGTCCCAGCAAAAACC TGATTTTTCACATTCCAcatcaaagaaaaagaagaaattggCAGACAAAATACTGCCTCAGAAAGTGCGCGATTTGGTGCCAGAGTCGCAAGCTTATATGGACTTGCTGGCGTTCGAGAGGAAGTTGGATGCGACTATAATGCGAAAACGTCTCGATATTCAGGAAGCTTTGAAGCGTCCAATGAAACAGAAACGAAAATTGcgtatttttatctcaaatacattttatccGGCTAAGGAGGCAGGCGAAGGAGAGGAAGGATCTGTGGCATCCTGGGAACTTAGAGTCGAAGGGCGTCTTTTAGatgatacaaaaaatgatCCCAATAAG gTAAAACGAAAGTTCTCGTCTTTCTTCAAAAGTTTGGTAATAGAATTGGACAAAGATCTGTATGGTCCTGACAATCATTTGGTCGAATGGCATCGTACGTTGACTACTCAAGAAACCGACGGTTTTCAAGTTAAAAGACCGGGTGACAAAAACGTTCGCTGCACAATCCTTCTGCTTCTTGATTATCAGCCATTGCAG ttTAAATTGGACCCAAGATTAGCGCGGTTATTAGGTGTGCACACGCAGACACGACCCGTCATCATATCCGCGCTCTGGCAATATATAAAGACGCACAAGCTCCAAGACAGTCACGAGAGAGAATTTATTAACTGTGATAAATACTTGGAACAGATATTTGCCTGCCCACGAATGAAATTCGCCGAGATACCGCAACGATTGAATCCATTATTGCATCCACCCGATCCCATTGTAATAAATCATGTTATAAGTGTAGAAG GTACAGAAACGAAGCAGACCGCGTGTTATGACATCGACGTGGAAGTAGATGATACATTGAAGACGCAGATGAACAATTTCTTACTGTCGACTGCGAGCCAGCAGGAAATCCAGAGTTTGGACAACAAGATTCACGAAACCGTCGAGACGATTAATCAATTGAAGACTAATCGCGAGTTCTTCTTGAGTTTTGCTAAGGATCCGCAACAGTTCATCAACAAGTGGATCATCTCTCAGACTAGAGATTTAAAGACCATGACAGACGTTGTCGGCAATCCGGAAGAAGAACGGAGAGCTGAATTTTACTATCAACCTTGGGCACAAGAAGCCGTATGTCgttatttttacacgaaaGTGCAGCAAAAACGAGCGGAATTGGAGCAAGCATTGGGTATCAGGAACTCGTAA
- the Bap60 gene encoding brahma-associated protein of 60 kDa isoform X1: MAQRFPVPNAGSNGPPPQRYPPAAVPPNLRQYSGPNFPMQQRSGFTPPPQMGNAGPGPGGIMRPSQPYSNMRQGPMPTPPVGKRSADQRIPMSQQKPYFWNSDFSHSTSKKKKKLADKILPQKVRDLVPESQAYMDLLAFERKLDATIMRKRLDIQEALKRPMKQKRKLRIFISNTFYPAKEAGEGEEGSVASWELRVEGRLLDDTKNDPNKVKRKFSSFFKSLVIELDKDLYGPDNHLVEWHRTLTTQETDGFQVKRPGDKNVRCTILLLLDYQPLQFKLDPRLARLLGVHTQTRPVIISALWQYIKTHKLQDSHEREFINCDKYLEQIFACPRMKFAEIPQRLNPLLHPPDPIVINHVISVEGTETKQTACYDIDVEVDDTLKTQMNNFLLSTASQQEIQSLDNKIHETVETINQLKTNREFFLSFAKDPQQFINKWIISQTRDLKTMTDVVGNPEEERRAEFYYQPWAQEAVCRYFYTKVQQKRAELEQALGIRNS; this comes from the exons ATGGCACAGAGATTTCCCGTGCCAAACGCAGGAAGCAATGGACCACCGCCTCAGCGATATCCACCAGCGGCGGTACCGCCGAACCTGAGACAGTATTCTGGCCCCAACTTTCCG ATGCAGCAAAGATCTGGATTTACTCCGCCACCGCAAATGGGTAACGCTGGGCCTGGTCCTGGTGGGATAATGAGACCAAGCCAACCGTATTCAAATATGCGTCAGGGCCCAATGCCTACGCCTCCTGTTGGAAAAAGAAGCGCGGACCAACGTATTCCTATGTCCCAGCAAAAACC GTATTTTTGGAACAGTGATTTTTCACATTCCAcatcaaagaaaaagaagaaattggCAGACAAAATACTGCCTCAGAAAGTGCGCGATTTGGTGCCAGAGTCGCAAGCTTATATGGACTTGCTGGCGTTCGAGAGGAAGTTGGATGCGACTATAATGCGAAAACGTCTCGATATTCAGGAAGCTTTGAAGCGTCCAATGAAACAGAAACGAAAATTGcgtatttttatctcaaatacattttatccGGCTAAGGAGGCAGGCGAAGGAGAGGAAGGATCTGTGGCATCCTGGGAACTTAGAGTCGAAGGGCGTCTTTTAGatgatacaaaaaatgatCCCAATAAG gTAAAACGAAAGTTCTCGTCTTTCTTCAAAAGTTTGGTAATAGAATTGGACAAAGATCTGTATGGTCCTGACAATCATTTGGTCGAATGGCATCGTACGTTGACTACTCAAGAAACCGACGGTTTTCAAGTTAAAAGACCGGGTGACAAAAACGTTCGCTGCACAATCCTTCTGCTTCTTGATTATCAGCCATTGCAG ttTAAATTGGACCCAAGATTAGCGCGGTTATTAGGTGTGCACACGCAGACACGACCCGTCATCATATCCGCGCTCTGGCAATATATAAAGACGCACAAGCTCCAAGACAGTCACGAGAGAGAATTTATTAACTGTGATAAATACTTGGAACAGATATTTGCCTGCCCACGAATGAAATTCGCCGAGATACCGCAACGATTGAATCCATTATTGCATCCACCCGATCCCATTGTAATAAATCATGTTATAAGTGTAGAAG GTACAGAAACGAAGCAGACCGCGTGTTATGACATCGACGTGGAAGTAGATGATACATTGAAGACGCAGATGAACAATTTCTTACTGTCGACTGCGAGCCAGCAGGAAATCCAGAGTTTGGACAACAAGATTCACGAAACCGTCGAGACGATTAATCAATTGAAGACTAATCGCGAGTTCTTCTTGAGTTTTGCTAAGGATCCGCAACAGTTCATCAACAAGTGGATCATCTCTCAGACTAGAGATTTAAAGACCATGACAGACGTTGTCGGCAATCCGGAAGAAGAACGGAGAGCTGAATTTTACTATCAACCTTGGGCACAAGAAGCCGTATGTCgttatttttacacgaaaGTGCAGCAAAAACGAGCGGAATTGGAGCAAGCATTGGGTATCAGGAACTCGTAA